From the genome of Haloarcula limicola, one region includes:
- the argS gene encoding arginine--tRNA ligase, producing the protein MFIALRAEVEDALDAALTELGLPTDDLGIEEPPEDVDAVLASSAAFRLAGEVGAPPPKVAADVADAIDADPLTYVSEVTTQGPYVNFLPSEAYFAETLEAAADEDYGRLPDRDTSVVVEHTSANPTGPVHVGRARNPIIGDAVARVLDYAGYDVERHYYVNDAGRQIAVFTWAYETFDESDLPDPERDSPEYEMVRYYRKGNAFLEDADPEKVEEAEAEIQAILQGLEEGDESTFERVAEVVDTVLGGMRRTLARLPAEFDEFVKETRFMRDDSTDELVDRLQELDCAVYEDDAWQLDLPDFEKNLVFLRSDGTSLYTTRDLAHHEWKFDNYDRAVTVLGEDHKLQADQLSAALELLGNDTEQLRQVFYSWVNLPEGGMSTREGTGIDLDDLLDEAIDRAREEVESRLDDRSRGELDEDDIERIAHQVGIGAVRYDIVSKQPTKGITFEWDRALDFEAQSAPYVQYVHARCCGILSEARNRASDSRAVEPRDDEVEDDELAPSTGFEHLDEPEERDLLRVVARFPAVIEEAAEDLQPHSVATYTRDLAETFNAFYRECPVLDADPETRAARLALVAATRHAVANSLDAVGVEAPTSM; encoded by the coding sequence ATGTTTATCGCGCTCCGCGCGGAGGTCGAGGACGCCCTTGACGCCGCGCTCACGGAGTTAGGTCTGCCGACCGACGACCTCGGCATCGAGGAGCCGCCGGAAGACGTCGACGCCGTTCTCGCGTCCAGCGCGGCGTTCCGACTGGCCGGCGAGGTCGGCGCACCGCCGCCGAAGGTCGCCGCCGACGTCGCCGATGCTATCGACGCCGACCCCCTCACGTACGTCAGCGAGGTCACCACGCAGGGACCGTACGTCAACTTCCTCCCGAGCGAGGCGTACTTCGCCGAGACGCTGGAGGCGGCGGCCGACGAAGACTACGGTCGCCTGCCGGACCGCGACACCAGCGTCGTCGTCGAACACACCTCCGCGAACCCGACCGGCCCGGTCCACGTCGGCCGGGCGCGCAACCCAATCATCGGCGACGCCGTCGCTCGCGTGCTCGATTACGCCGGCTACGACGTCGAGCGCCACTACTACGTCAACGACGCCGGCCGCCAGATAGCGGTGTTCACGTGGGCCTACGAGACGTTCGACGAGTCGGACCTGCCCGACCCCGAACGGGACTCCCCCGAGTACGAGATGGTCCGCTACTACCGGAAGGGCAACGCCTTCCTCGAAGACGCCGATCCCGAGAAGGTCGAAGAAGCCGAAGCCGAGATTCAGGCGATTCTCCAGGGCTTAGAGGAAGGCGACGAGTCGACGTTCGAACGCGTGGCCGAAGTGGTCGACACCGTCCTCGGGGGGATGCGCCGCACGCTCGCCCGCCTCCCCGCCGAGTTCGACGAGTTCGTCAAGGAGACGCGGTTCATGCGCGACGACTCGACGGACGAACTGGTCGATCGACTGCAGGAACTGGACTGTGCCGTCTACGAGGACGACGCGTGGCAGCTCGACCTCCCCGACTTCGAGAAGAACCTCGTCTTCCTGCGCTCCGACGGCACCTCGCTGTACACGACCCGCGACCTGGCCCACCACGAGTGGAAGTTCGACAACTACGACCGCGCCGTCACGGTGCTCGGCGAGGACCACAAACTGCAGGCCGACCAGCTCTCGGCCGCGCTCGAACTGCTGGGCAACGACACCGAACAGCTCAGACAGGTGTTCTACTCGTGGGTCAATCTCCCCGAGGGCGGTATGAGCACCCGAGAGGGGACCGGCATCGACTTGGACGACCTGCTGGACGAGGCCATCGACCGCGCCCGCGAGGAGGTCGAGTCCCGTTTGGACGACCGCTCGCGCGGCGAGTTGGACGAGGACGATATCGAGCGCATCGCCCACCAGGTCGGCATCGGCGCGGTGCGTTACGACATCGTCTCGAAGCAGCCGACGAAGGGGATCACCTTCGAGTGGGACCGCGCGCTCGACTTCGAGGCCCAGTCCGCCCCCTACGTCCAGTACGTCCACGCGCGGTGTTGCGGCATACTGAGCGAGGCGCGGAACCGCGCCTCGGACAGTCGAGCGGTGGAGCCGCGAGACGACGAGGTCGAGGACGACGAACTCGCCCCCTCGACGGGCTTCGAGCACCTCGACGAACCCGAAGAGCGCGACCTCCTCCGAGTCGTCGCCCGCTTCCCGGCGGTCATCGAGGAAGCCGCTGAGGACCTGCAACCACACTCCGTCGCCACGTACACGCGCGACCTCGCCGAGACGTTCAACGCGTTCTACCGCGAGTGTCCGGTCTTAGACGCCGACCCCGAGACGCGAGCGGCGCGGCTGGCGCTCGTCGCGGCCACGCGTCACGCCGTCGCGAACTCGCTCGACGCCGTCGGCGTCGAAGCGCCGACCTCGATGTGA
- the prf1 gene encoding peptide chain release factor aRF-1 has product MSEQEQEQSDKQKYEFRKVIEELKGYQGSGTQLVSIYVPEDKLLSDVVAHVTQEHSEASNIKSKDTRTAVQDALTSIKDRLRYYETHPPENGMVLFSGAIDTGGGRTDMVTKVLESPPDPIESFRYHCDSDFLTEPLEEMLADKGLFGLVVLDRREANVGWLKGKRVEPVKSASSLVPGKQRKGGQSAQRFARLRLEAIDNFYQEVAGMANDLFVPERHEMDGVLVGGPSPTKDEFLDGDYLHHELQDMVLGKFDVAYTDESGLYDLVDAAEDVLAEHEMLQDKQVMEEFFKQLHDGDLATYGFDQTRKNLNMGAVEQLLISEDLRKDVVAYTCENGHDEYELINSNATTPEHDCTRCGASVDAEAGEREDAIDHLMELGEQRGTETVFISTDFEKGEQLLTAFGGIAGLLRYSTGV; this is encoded by the coding sequence ATGAGTGAGCAGGAACAGGAGCAGTCGGACAAACAGAAGTACGAGTTCCGAAAGGTAATCGAGGAACTCAAGGGCTATCAGGGGTCGGGAACACAGCTCGTCTCTATCTACGTTCCCGAGGACAAACTCCTGAGCGACGTCGTCGCCCACGTCACGCAGGAACACTCCGAGGCGTCGAACATCAAGTCGAAGGACACCCGGACAGCCGTCCAGGACGCGCTGACGTCCATCAAGGACCGCCTCCGCTACTACGAGACGCATCCGCCCGAAAACGGCATGGTGCTGTTTTCGGGGGCCATCGACACCGGCGGCGGTCGAACCGACATGGTGACGAAGGTCTTAGAGAGCCCGCCGGACCCGATCGAGTCCTTTCGCTATCACTGCGATTCGGACTTCCTCACCGAACCGCTCGAGGAGATGCTGGCCGATAAGGGCCTGTTCGGACTGGTCGTCCTCGACCGACGCGAGGCCAACGTCGGCTGGTTGAAGGGCAAGCGGGTCGAACCGGTCAAGTCGGCGTCCTCGCTCGTGCCGGGCAAGCAGCGAAAAGGTGGTCAGTCCGCCCAGCGGTTCGCCCGCCTGCGTCTCGAAGCCATCGACAACTTCTATCAGGAGGTCGCGGGCATGGCCAACGACCTGTTCGTCCCCGAGCGTCACGAGATGGACGGCGTCCTCGTCGGCGGCCCCTCGCCGACCAAAGACGAGTTCCTCGACGGCGATTACCTCCACCACGAACTGCAGGACATGGTGCTCGGGAAGTTCGACGTGGCCTACACCGACGAGTCGGGACTGTACGATCTCGTCGACGCCGCCGAGGACGTGCTGGCCGAACACGAGATGCTGCAGGACAAGCAGGTCATGGAGGAGTTCTTCAAGCAGCTCCACGACGGCGACCTCGCGACCTACGGGTTCGACCAGACCCGGAAGAACCTCAACATGGGTGCGGTCGAACAGCTGCTCATCTCCGAGGACCTCCGGAAGGACGTGGTCGCCTACACCTGTGAGAACGGCCACGACGAGTACGAACTCATCAATAGCAACGCGACGACGCCCGAGCACGACTGCACGCGGTGCGGCGCGTCGGTCGACGCCGAGGCCGGCGAACGCGAAGACGCGATCGACCACCTGATGGAACTGGGCGAACAGCGCGGCACCGAGACCGTGTTCATCTCGACGGACTTCGAGAAGGGCGAACAGTTGCTGACCGCCTTCGGTGGCATCGCCGGCCTGCTGCGCTACTCGACCGGCGTCTAA
- a CDS encoding V-type ATP synthase subunit F — translation MSQEIGVIGSPEFTTGFRLAGVRKFADVPQDEKDEQLDDAVEEMLGDDDVGIVVMHDDDLEHLSRGVRQNAETSVEPVLVTLGGGTGSGGLRDQIKRAIGIDLMDED, via the coding sequence ATGAGCCAGGAGATAGGCGTCATCGGCAGCCCCGAGTTCACGACGGGGTTCCGACTGGCGGGGGTCCGCAAGTTCGCGGACGTCCCCCAGGACGAGAAAGACGAGCAACTGGACGACGCCGTCGAGGAGATGCTCGGCGACGACGACGTCGGCATCGTCGTGATGCACGACGACGACCTGGAGCATCTCTCGCGGGGCGTTCGACAGAACGCCGAGACGAGCGTCGAGCCGGTACTGGTGACACTCGGCGGTGGCACCGGTAGCGGCGGACTACGTGACCAGATCAAGCGAGCCATCGGTATCGACCTGATGGACGAAGACTAA
- a CDS encoding V-type ATP synthase subunit E, with the protein MSLDTVVEDIRDEARARAEEIREEADERAEEIVAEAEADAEQIHEEREAEVQREIEQLREQRLSSAKLEAKQARLEARRDVLEDVHEDVEQAVADIDGERREELTRSLLSGAASEFDDGATLRVYGRADDQALIEDILTDYDDAEFAGEHDCLGGVVVESEASRVRVNNTFDSVLESVWEDNLKAISDRLFDSQ; encoded by the coding sequence ATGAGCCTTGATACAGTCGTAGAGGACATCCGAGACGAGGCCCGCGCGCGTGCAGAGGAGATTCGGGAAGAGGCCGACGAGCGCGCCGAGGAGATCGTCGCCGAGGCCGAGGCCGACGCCGAGCAGATCCACGAGGAGCGCGAAGCCGAAGTCCAGCGAGAGATCGAGCAGTTGCGCGAACAGCGCCTCTCCTCGGCGAAGCTCGAGGCCAAGCAGGCCCGGCTGGAAGCGCGCCGTGACGTCCTAGAGGACGTACACGAGGACGTCGAGCAGGCCGTCGCCGACATCGACGGCGAGCGGCGCGAGGAGCTGACGCGGTCGCTGCTCTCGGGCGCTGCCTCCGAGTTCGACGACGGCGCGACGCTTCGCGTCTACGGCCGCGCCGACGACCAGGCCCTCATCGAGGATATCCTCACCGACTACGACGACGCAGAGTTCGCCGGGGAACACGACTGCCTCGGCGGTGTGGTTGTCGAGAGCGAGGCCTCCCGCGTCCGTGTGAACAACACGTTCGACTCCGTGCTGGAGAGCGTCTGGGAGGACAACCTGAAAGCAATCAGCGATCGGCTCTTCGATTCACAATGA
- a CDS encoding ATP synthase subunit B, with amino-acid sequence MKEYQTITEISGPLVFVETDEPVGYDEIVEIETGDGQTRRGQVLESASDYVAIQVFEGTEGIDRDASVRFLGETMKMPVTEDLLGRVMDGTGQPIDGGPEIVPDDRQDIVGAAINPYSREYPEEFIQTGVSAIDGMNTLVRGQKLPIFSASGLPHNDLALQIARQASVPEEEEGDDEEGSEFAVIFGAMGITAEEANEFMDDFERTGALERSVVFMNLADDPAVERTITPRLALTTAEYLAFEKDYHVLVILTDMTNYCEALREIGAAREEVPGRRGYPGYMYTDLAQLYERAGRIEGREGSVTQIPILTMPGDDDTHPIPDLTGYITEGQIYIDRDLNSQGVQPPINVLPSLSRLMDDGIGEGLTRADHADVKDQIFAAYAEGEDLRDLVNIVGREALSELDNKYLDFADRFEDEFVDQGFDTNRDIDDTLELGWDLLSMLPKDALNRIDEELIEEHYREDETAESADEEAVEA; translated from the coding sequence ATGAAAGAGTATCAGACAATCACGGAAATCAGCGGCCCGCTGGTGTTCGTCGAGACCGACGAGCCGGTCGGGTACGACGAGATCGTCGAGATCGAGACCGGCGACGGCCAGACCCGCCGCGGCCAGGTGCTCGAATCCGCGAGCGACTACGTCGCCATCCAGGTGTTCGAGGGCACGGAGGGTATCGACCGCGACGCCTCCGTCCGCTTCCTCGGCGAGACGATGAAGATGCCCGTCACCGAGGACTTGCTGGGACGGGTCATGGACGGGACCGGCCAGCCGATCGACGGCGGCCCGGAGATCGTCCCCGACGACCGACAGGACATCGTCGGCGCGGCGATCAACCCCTACTCCCGGGAGTACCCCGAGGAGTTCATCCAGACTGGCGTCTCGGCTATCGACGGCATGAACACGCTCGTCCGCGGGCAGAAGCTCCCCATCTTCTCGGCGTCGGGGCTGCCCCACAACGACCTCGCGCTGCAGATCGCCCGACAGGCCAGCGTGCCCGAAGAGGAAGAGGGCGACGACGAAGAGGGGTCGGAGTTCGCAGTCATCTTCGGCGCGATGGGTATCACGGCCGAAGAGGCCAACGAGTTCATGGACGACTTCGAGCGCACCGGCGCGCTGGAACGCTCGGTCGTCTTCATGAACCTCGCGGACGACCCCGCCGTCGAGCGGACGATCACGCCGCGACTCGCGCTCACTACGGCCGAGTACCTCGCCTTCGAGAAGGACTACCACGTGCTGGTCATCCTGACGGACATGACCAACTACTGCGAGGCGCTGCGCGAGATCGGCGCCGCGCGTGAGGAGGTCCCCGGTCGGCGTGGTTACCCCGGTTACATGTACACCGACCTCGCGCAACTCTACGAGCGGGCCGGTCGTATCGAGGGCCGCGAGGGCTCTGTCACGCAGATTCCGATCCTCACGATGCCCGGCGACGACGACACACACCCGATCCCGGACCTGACCGGTTACATCACGGAGGGCCAGATCTACATCGACCGCGACCTCAACAGTCAGGGCGTCCAGCCGCCGATCAACGTCCTGCCGAGCCTCTCGCGGCTGATGGACGACGGTATCGGCGAGGGCCTGACCCGCGCCGACCACGCCGACGTGAAAGACCAGATCTTCGCCGCGTACGCGGAGGGTGAGGACCTGCGCGACCTCGTGAACATCGTCGGCCGCGAGGCGCTGTCGGAACTGGACAACAAGTACCTGGACTTCGCCGACCGCTTCGAGGACGAGTTCGTCGATCAGGGCTTCGACACCAACCGCGACATCGACGACACGCTCGAACTCGGCTGGGACCTGCTCTCGATGCTCCCGAAGGACGCGCTCAACCGCATCGACGAGGAGCTCATCGAGGAACACTACCGCGAGGACGAGACCGCAGAGAGCGCCGACGAAGAGGCCGTCGAAGCCTAA
- a CDS encoding MinD/ParA family ATP-binding protein codes for MAGYVCTIAGGKGGVGKTTTAVNVGAGLQEMGYDVAVVDADLGMANLGAMLTVEPEKSLHEILAGDAAVSEALTDAPGGLTVIPGEQSLEAFADADPAKLRKVIKTLRNAYDVVLIDTGAGLSHEVAVPLGLADGIVLVTTPDDVAIGDTVKTAELADRIDGEVVGAIINRVTRHTDVADIADRFQFPLLAVVPDDPQATTDEPLVLNRPESHAAEAYLRLTDALERLFFQGETVAGDIETIVDDSWFVEEADEDGDAEDEGSGGVFGLFN; via the coding sequence ATGGCGGGGTACGTGTGTACGATCGCGGGCGGCAAGGGCGGCGTCGGGAAGACGACGACCGCGGTCAACGTCGGCGCGGGGCTGCAGGAGATGGGCTACGACGTCGCCGTCGTCGACGCGGACCTCGGAATGGCGAACCTCGGCGCGATGCTGACGGTCGAACCCGAGAAGAGCCTCCACGAGATTCTCGCGGGCGACGCCGCCGTCAGCGAGGCGCTCACCGACGCGCCCGGCGGACTGACAGTCATCCCCGGCGAGCAGTCTCTGGAGGCCTTCGCCGACGCGGACCCGGCGAAGCTTCGGAAGGTCATCAAGACGCTTCGGAACGCCTACGACGTGGTGCTCATCGACACCGGTGCCGGCCTGAGCCACGAGGTGGCCGTGCCGCTGGGACTCGCCGACGGCATCGTCCTCGTGACGACGCCCGACGACGTCGCTATCGGCGACACGGTCAAGACGGCGGAACTCGCCGACCGCATCGACGGCGAGGTCGTCGGCGCGATAATCAACCGCGTTACTCGCCACACCGACGTCGCCGACATCGCCGATCGCTTCCAGTTCCCGCTGTTGGCCGTCGTCCCGGACGACCCGCAGGCGACGACCGACGAACCGCTGGTGCTCAACCGGCCGGAGAGTCACGCGGCGGAGGCGTACCTCCGACTGACCGACGCGCTCGAACGGCTCTTCTTCCAGGGCGAGACGGTCGCGGGGGACATCGAGACCATCGTCGACGACAGCTGGTTCGTCGAGGAAGCGGACGAAGACGGGGACGCCGAGGACGAGGGTTCGGGCGGCGTCTTCGGCCTGTTCAACTGA
- a CDS encoding V-type ATP synthase subunit D, giving the protein MAKDVKPTRKNLMQIEDRIELSERGHDTLEKKRDGLIMEFMDILDQAQDVRNDLDDSYERAQRAINMARAMEGDVAVRGAAAALKEHPELTTQSKNIMGVVVPQIESSKVSKSLDERGYGVMGTSARIDEAADAYEELLEQIILAAEVETAMKKMLEEIETTKRRVNALEFKLLPDLHDNKEYIEQKLEEQEREEIFRMKKIKAKKEEEEDEIAAEESEAESVDPLTADD; this is encoded by the coding sequence ATGGCTAAAGACGTCAAACCCACTCGGAAGAACTTGATGCAGATAGAGGACCGCATCGAGCTCTCCGAACGCGGACACGACACGCTGGAGAAGAAGCGTGACGGCCTCATCATGGAGTTCATGGACATCCTCGATCAGGCACAAGACGTCCGAAACGACTTAGACGACTCCTACGAGCGCGCCCAGCGCGCCATCAACATGGCCCGCGCGATGGAGGGTGACGTCGCCGTCCGCGGGGCCGCGGCCGCGCTGAAGGAACATCCCGAGCTGACGACCCAGTCGAAGAACATCATGGGCGTCGTCGTCCCGCAGATCGAGTCCAGCAAGGTCAGTAAGTCGCTGGACGAGCGCGGCTACGGCGTGATGGGGACCTCCGCGCGCATCGACGAGGCCGCCGACGCCTACGAGGAACTGCTCGAACAGATCATCCTCGCGGCCGAGGTCGAGACGGCGATGAAGAAGATGCTCGAGGAGATCGAGACGACCAAGCGCCGCGTCAACGCGCTGGAGTTCAAACTGCTGCCGGACCTCCACGACAACAAGGAGTACATCGAGCAGAAACTCGAAGAGCAAGAGCGCGAGGAGATCTTCCGCATGAAGAAGATCAAGGCGAAGAAAGAGGAAGAGGAAGACGAGATCGCCGCCGAGGAGTCCGAAGCCGAGTCCGTCGATCCGCTCACCGCCGACGACTGA
- a CDS encoding DUF6276 family protein — MSCSECGGETLAVPVPPELREYLPGNAIGTTVCRACLAMGPADDPPEAIPDLTVLDDAMPSNPDAAVPMVLVLGLLDSLALHRQEITALLERVERAGTDPLLVVDRLAASYGADAHVDLARRRHQLEQLL, encoded by the coding sequence ATGTCCTGTTCCGAGTGCGGCGGCGAGACGCTCGCCGTCCCGGTTCCGCCCGAGCTGCGGGAGTATCTACCGGGCAACGCTATCGGTACGACCGTCTGTCGGGCCTGTCTGGCGATGGGACCGGCCGACGACCCGCCGGAGGCGATACCCGACCTGACCGTCCTCGACGACGCGATGCCGTCGAACCCGGACGCGGCGGTGCCGATGGTCCTCGTACTCGGGCTACTGGACTCGCTGGCGTTGCACCGCCAAGAGATCACGGCGCTGCTCGAACGGGTCGAACGCGCCGGGACCGACCCGTTGCTCGTCGTGGACCGACTCGCGGCGAGCTACGGCGCGGACGCCCACGTCGACCTCGCTCGTAGGCGACACCAACTCGAACAGTTACTGTAG
- a CDS encoding ATP synthase subunit A — protein MSQATESDVREDGIIESVSGPVVTARDLDARMNDVVYVGSEGLMGEVIEIEGNITTIQVYEETSGVSPGQPVEGTGAPLSVDLGPGMLDAIYDGVQRPLDVLEEKMDSAYLDRGVDAPGIDLEKTWEFEPTVEEGDEVESGDIVGTVPETPSIDHKVMVPPDYEGGEVVSAESGNFTVTEPVVELDNGEEIQMRQEWPVRTQRPADEKETPTEPLISGQRVLDGLFPIAKGGTAAIPGPFGSGKTVTQHQLAKWADADIVVYVGCGERGNEMTEVIEDFPELEDPITGNALMDRTCLIANTSNMPVAARESCVYTGITIAEYFRDMGYDVALMADSTSRWAEAMREISSRLEEMPGEEGYPAYLSARLSEFYERAGYFQNINDTEGSVSVIGAVSPPGGDFSEPVTQNTLRIVKTFWALDADLAERRHFPSINWNESYSLYRDQLDPWFVENVRNDWPETRQWAIDVLDEEAELQEIVQLVGKDALPEDQQLTLEIARYLREAWLQQNAFHDVDTYCEPEKTYRIMDVIQSYNDAAFEALEAGVPVEEITDIDAAPRINRIGVQEDYNEYVDQLEEDIKSQLREKY, from the coding sequence ATGAGTCAAGCAACAGAATCCGACGTCCGCGAGGACGGCATCATCGAAAGCGTCTCGGGACCGGTCGTAACGGCTCGAGACCTCGACGCCCGGATGAACGACGTCGTTTACGTCGGTTCGGAAGGGCTGATGGGCGAGGTCATCGAGATCGAAGGCAACATCACCACCATCCAGGTGTACGAGGAGACCTCCGGGGTCTCTCCGGGCCAACCCGTCGAGGGGACCGGAGCGCCCCTGTCTGTCGACCTCGGACCGGGCATGCTCGACGCCATCTACGACGGCGTCCAGCGCCCGCTCGACGTGCTCGAAGAGAAGATGGACTCGGCGTACTTAGACCGCGGGGTCGACGCGCCGGGGATCGACTTAGAGAAGACCTGGGAGTTCGAACCGACCGTCGAAGAAGGCGACGAGGTCGAATCCGGCGACATCGTCGGGACCGTCCCCGAGACGCCCAGCATCGACCACAAAGTGATGGTCCCGCCGGACTACGAGGGCGGCGAAGTCGTCTCCGCCGAGTCGGGCAACTTCACCGTCACCGAACCGGTCGTCGAACTGGACAACGGCGAGGAGATCCAGATGCGCCAGGAGTGGCCGGTCCGCACGCAGCGTCCGGCCGACGAGAAGGAGACGCCGACCGAACCCCTCATCTCGGGCCAGCGCGTGCTGGACGGCCTCTTCCCCATCGCCAAAGGTGGGACGGCCGCGATTCCGGGGCCGTTCGGTTCCGGCAAGACGGTCACCCAGCACCAGCTCGCGAAGTGGGCCGACGCGGACATCGTCGTCTACGTCGGCTGCGGCGAGCGCGGCAACGAGATGACCGAAGTGATCGAGGACTTCCCGGAACTGGAAGACCCCATCACGGGCAACGCCCTGATGGACCGGACCTGCCTCATCGCGAACACGTCGAACATGCCCGTCGCGGCGCGTGAGTCCTGTGTCTACACGGGAATCACCATCGCCGAGTACTTCCGTGACATGGGGTACGACGTGGCGCTGATGGCCGACTCCACCTCCCGGTGGGCCGAGGCCATGCGCGAGATCTCCTCCCGACTGGAGGAGATGCCCGGCGAGGAGGGGTACCCCGCGTACCTCTCGGCTCGCCTGAGCGAGTTCTACGAGCGCGCCGGCTACTTCCAGAACATCAACGACACCGAGGGGTCCGTCTCGGTCATCGGAGCCGTCTCGCCGCCGGGCGGGGACTTCTCGGAACCGGTCACGCAGAACACGCTGCGTATCGTCAAGACGTTCTGGGCGCTGGACGCCGACCTCGCCGAGCGGCGACACTTCCCGTCTATCAACTGGAACGAGTCCTACTCCCTATACCGGGACCAGCTCGACCCGTGGTTCGTCGAGAACGTGCGCAACGACTGGCCCGAAACGCGTCAGTGGGCCATCGACGTCCTCGACGAGGAGGCCGAGCTCCAGGAGATCGTCCAGCTCGTCGGGAAGGACGCCCTGCCGGAGGACCAGCAGCTCACGCTCGAGATCGCGCGATACCTGCGTGAGGCGTGGCTCCAGCAGAACGCCTTCCACGACGTGGACACTTACTGCGAGCCGGAGAAGACCTACCGGATCATGGACGTCATCCAGTCGTACAACGACGCGGCCTTCGAGGCGCTCGAAGCCGGTGTCCCCGTCGAGGAGATCACCGACATCGACGCCGCGCCGCGCATCAACCGCATCGGCGTGCAGGAAGACTACAACGAGTACGTCGACCAACTGGAGGAGGACATCAAGTCCCAGCTCCGGGAGAAGTACTAA
- a CDS encoding V-type ATP synthase subunit C — protein MSSNGAANRGRSSNYEYVIARVRSRRASLFDDDDYRKLVRMGTSEIARFMEETEYETEMNALGSRYSGVDLVEYALNRNLAKHFDDLLEWAEGALYDYIARYLRKFDVWNVKTIIRGLYAGTGSTEVEDDLIRAGEFSERRVDQLLAAGSIEEVVELLDDTIFGEAMAEAYPVYEESDVLVPLENALDRAFYETLLEGLPSNPEIDSPTGLYVEFLQAEVDFRNLRNALRLARSGADADPTEYYIEGGKLFDEQTLSQLSANVEGIVAAVRESTYGDELDTALSALEEADNLIEFERALDAALLEYADRLSNRYPLSVCPVLSYILAKEREVDNIRAIARGREAGLEPDEIEQELVIL, from the coding sequence ATGAGCAGCAACGGGGCGGCAAACCGCGGCCGGAGCTCGAATTACGAGTACGTCATCGCTCGGGTTCGCTCGCGTCGTGCCTCGCTGTTCGACGACGACGACTATCGGAAACTGGTCCGCATGGGGACGAGCGAGATCGCTCGTTTCATGGAGGAGACCGAGTACGAGACGGAGATGAACGCGCTCGGCTCCCGGTACTCCGGCGTCGACCTCGTCGAATACGCGCTGAATCGAAACCTCGCGAAGCACTTCGACGACCTGCTGGAGTGGGCCGAGGGGGCGCTGTACGACTACATCGCCCGCTACCTGCGGAAGTTCGACGTCTGGAACGTCAAGACGATCATCCGCGGGCTGTACGCCGGCACGGGGTCGACCGAGGTCGAAGACGACCTCATCCGCGCCGGCGAGTTCAGCGAGCGGCGAGTCGACCAGTTGCTCGCCGCCGGCTCCATCGAGGAGGTCGTCGAACTGCTCGACGACACGATATTCGGCGAGGCGATGGCCGAGGCCTACCCGGTCTACGAGGAGAGCGACGTCCTCGTGCCGCTCGAGAACGCGCTCGACCGCGCCTTCTACGAAACCCTGCTCGAAGGGCTTCCCAGCAACCCCGAGATCGACAGCCCGACCGGGCTGTACGTCGAGTTCCTGCAGGCCGAGGTGGACTTCCGGAACCTCCGGAACGCCCTCCGCCTCGCTCGCAGCGGTGCCGACGCCGACCCGACGGAGTACTACATCGAGGGCGGGAAGCTCTTCGACGAGCAGACCCTCTCACAGCTCTCGGCGAACGTCGAGGGCATCGTCGCGGCCGTCCGCGAGAGCACGTACGGCGACGAACTTGATACGGCGCTTTCCGCGCTGGAGGAGGCCGACAACCTCATCGAGTTCGAGCGGGCGCTGGACGCGGCGCTCTTAGAGTACGCCGACCGCCTCTCGAACCGGTATCCGCTGTCGGTCTGTCCGGTGCTGTCCTACATCCTCGCCAAGGAGCGCGAGGTCGACAACATCCGGGCCATCGCCCGCGGCCGGGAAGCGGGCCTCGAACCCGACGAGATCGAACAGGAGCTGGTGATACTATGA